From Bos javanicus breed banteng chromosome 5, ARS-OSU_banteng_1.0, whole genome shotgun sequence, the proteins below share one genomic window:
- the LOC133248864 gene encoding olfactory receptor 6C68-like — protein MSLNSAVQTFLTFTSRFGKIQESIMRNHTTVTVFILLGLTEDPQLQVLLFIFLFLTYILSITGNLTIITLTLVDPHLKTPMYFFLQNFSFLEISFTTSCIPRFLYNISTGDRTITYNACAIQLFFTYLFGVTEFFLLATMSYDRYVAICKPLHYMTIMSNKLCKTMIICCWMVALMTILPPLSLGFHLEFCDSNVIDHFACDASPLLKISCSDTWLIEQMVIASSVLILIITLICVVFSYIYIIRTILKFPSLQQRKKAFSTCSSHMIVLSISYGSCIFIYVKPSAKGGNINKGVSLLISSISPMLNPFIYTLRNKQVKQAFNDSLKKAAFLLRK, from the coding sequence ATGTCATTGAATTCTGCAGTTCAAACATTTCTGACATTTACAAGTAGGTTTGGCAAAATCCAGGAGTCAATAATGAGAAACCACACCACTGTAACAGTATTCATTCTTCTAGGACTGACAGAAGATCCTCAGTtgcaagttttgctttttatttttctatttctcaccTACATTTTGAGTATAACTGGTAATCTGACCATCATTACCCTAACATTGGTAGATCCTCACCTTAAAACACCCAtgtattttttcctccaaaatttctctttcttagaaaTCTCATTTACAACCTCCTGTATTCCAAGATTCCTATACAATATATCAACTGGGGACAGAACCATTACTTATAATGCATGTGCgattcaattattttttacataTCTTTTTGGAGTAACTGAATTTTTTCTCTTGGCGACCATGTCATATgatcgctatgtggccatctgcaaaccctTGCATTATATGACAATCATGagcaacaaactgtgcaaaacaATGATTATCTGCTGCTGGATGGTGGCACTTATGACTATCCTCCCACCACTCAGCTTAGGTTTTCATCTGGAATTCTGTGATTCTAATGTCATTGATCATTTTGCCTGTGATGCATCACCTCTCCTGAAGATCTCATGCTCAGACACATGGTTAATTGAGCAGATGGTAATAGCCAGTTCTGTACTGATCCTCATCATCACTCTCATATGTGTAGTTTTCTCCTATATATACATCATAAGGACAATTCTAAAATTCCCTTCtcttcagcaaagaaaaaaagcctTTTCTACCTGTTCTTCCCACATGATTGTACTTTCCATCTCTTACGGCAGCTGCATCTTCATCTATGTCAAACCATCTGCTAAAGGGGGAAATATTAACAAAGGTGTGTCACTGCTTATTTCTTCCATATCACCAATGCTGAATCCTTTTATATATACTTTGAGGAATAAGCAAGTTAAACAAGCCTTTAATGACTCACTGAAAAAAGCTGCATTTCtcttaagaaagtaa